A stretch of the Zonotrichia leucophrys gambelii isolate GWCS_2022_RI unplaced genomic scaffold, RI_Zleu_2.0 Scaffold_177_97607, whole genome shotgun sequence genome encodes the following:
- the LOC135461121 gene encoding olfactory receptor 14J1-like codes for PHAQPQQMSNSSSISHFLLLALVDTRQLQLLHFCLLLGISLAALLGNGLIISAIACGHHLHTPMFFFLLNLALSDLGTICTTVPKAMHNSLWDTRDISYSGCAAQAFVFLFFISAEFYVLTIMCYDRYVSICKPLHYGTLLGSRACAHMAAAAWASAFLNALLLTANTFSLPLCHVNNLGQFFCEIPQILKLSCSHSNLRELGLIAVSACLGLSCFVFIVFSYVQIFRAVLRIPSEQGRHKAFSTCLPHLAVVSLFTSTAAFAHLKPPSMSSPSLDLALSVLYSVVPPALNPLIYSLRNQEFKAAVWRLMSGWFQDH; via the coding sequence gtccccatgcccagccccagcaaatgtccaacagcagctccatcagccacttcctcctgctggcactggtagacacgcggcagctgcagctcctgcacttctgcctcttgctgggcatctccctggctgccctcctgggcaacggcctcatcatcagcgccatagcctgcggccaccacctgcacacgcccatgttcttcttcctgctcaacctggccctcagtgaCCTGGGcaccatctgcaccactgtccccaaagccatgcacaattccctctgggacaccagggacatctcctactcaggatgtgctgcacaggccTTTGTCTTTTTGTTCTTCATCTCAGCTGAGTTTTATGtgctgaccatcatgtgctacgaccgctatgtgtccatctgcaaacccctgcactacgggaccctcctgggcagcagagcttgtgcccacatggcagcagctgcttgggccagtgcctttctcaatgctctgctaCTTacggccaatacattttccctgcccctgtgccatgtaAATAacctgggccagttcttctgtgaaatcccacagatcctcaagctttCCTGCTCACACTCAAAtctcagggaacttgggctcATTGCAGTTAGTGCATGTTTAGGACTcagctgttttgtgttcattgttttctcctatgtgcagatcttcagggctgtgctgaggattccctctgagcagggacggcacaaagccttttccacctgcctccctcacctggccgtggtctccctgttcaccagcacagcagcatttgcacatctgaagcccccctccatgtcctccccatccctggatctggccctgtcagttctgtattcggtggtgcctccagccctgaaccccctcatctacagcctgaggaaccaggagttcaaggctgcagtgtggagactgatgtCTGGATGGTTTCAGGAccattaa